In Clostridia bacterium, one genomic interval encodes:
- a CDS encoding 50S ribosomal protein L9, with product MKVILLSDVKKLGQKGDVVDVAEGYARNYLLPKGLAKEATAGSLKELNAIKERQLAREKEQLEQAKKLAAKLNGQAVQITSKAGDKGRLFGSVTNKEVAEAIAAQFQVDIDRRKIELKDAIKSLGEYPVKVKIHPQVTAEMIVRVVGA from the coding sequence ATGAAAGTAATCTTGCTTTCCGATGTCAAGAAATTGGGGCAAAAAGGTGACGTGGTGGATGTGGCAGAGGGATATGCCAGGAACTACCTGTTACCCAAAGGACTGGCCAAGGAAGCCACCGCCGGGAGCCTGAAGGAGCTAAACGCCATCAAGGAAAGACAATTGGCCCGGGAAAAAGAACAGTTGGAACAGGCGAAGAAACTTGCGGCCAAGCTGAACGGGCAGGCCGTTCAGATCACCAGCAAAGCCGGGGATAAAGGCCGTCTCTTTGGCTCCGTTACCAATAAGGAGGTGGCTGAAGCCATCGCCGCCCAGTTTCAAGTGGACATCGATCGCCGCAAAATCGAATTAAAGGATGCGATTAAATCCTTAGGGGAGTATCCCGTCAAAGTCAAAATACACCCCCAGGTAACGGCTGAGATGATCGTGCGGGTGGTGGGCGCGTAA
- the lonC gene encoding ATP-dependent protease, Lon family, translated as MNKSVYNHQDNLLAGSIKLEKQVAAFYDILCDIYGAERVVLKANKLEALELIRSGQLAERVLGLQKLVFEDPTLDRLPDEAEIPEVLAELEAAIADVVAHRALEDRLERLIAEKMQEKHEEYFREVKMQVLRETGGVENAQTLKKLALLEVMDNIQLSRQLTEVLRPSSLADIVGQKQAVTALVSKLLSPYPQHMILYGPPGVGKTTAARLALEAVKSMPGAPFDARAPFVEVDGTTLRWDPRDITNPLLGSVHDPIYQGAKRDLADTGVPEPKLGLVSEAHGGILFIDEIGEMDPLLLNKLLKVLEDKRVYFESSYYDPEDENVPRYIRKIFEEGVPADFVLIGATTREPEYLNPALRSRCAEIFFEPLTPQDIQAIVKQAAAKLQVRMDKEVPQIISSYTIEGRKANNILADAYGLALYQKRAKKGRGPLKITKEHVYQVVQMARLHPHTVYRSSQPEVGRLFGLGVSGFVGSVIEIEAVALPAREKGKGKLRFNETAGSMARDSVFNAASVVRKMLGEELEDYDLHINVVGGGNIDGPSAGVAICLTILSAISGTPLAQDVAVTGELSIQGKIKPVGGIVEKIYGAKQAGMKKVLVPKDNEKDVPLDLEGIEVKAVSRIEEAFREVIAGDGGQETRQIS; from the coding sequence GTGAATAAATCGGTTTACAACCACCAGGACAACCTTTTGGCCGGCAGCATCAAGCTGGAAAAACAAGTGGCCGCTTTCTATGACATCTTGTGCGATATTTACGGTGCCGAGCGGGTTGTCTTGAAAGCCAATAAATTGGAGGCCCTGGAGCTCATCCGTTCCGGCCAACTGGCCGAACGGGTCCTGGGTTTGCAAAAACTCGTATTTGAAGATCCGACGTTAGACCGGCTGCCGGATGAAGCTGAGATCCCGGAGGTCCTGGCCGAGTTGGAAGCGGCCATTGCCGACGTGGTGGCCCACCGGGCTTTAGAGGACAGGCTGGAGAGGCTCATTGCGGAGAAAATGCAGGAAAAACATGAAGAGTACTTCCGGGAAGTCAAAATGCAGGTCCTGCGGGAGACCGGGGGGGTGGAAAACGCCCAGACCCTCAAGAAACTGGCCTTGCTGGAAGTGATGGATAACATCCAGCTCTCCCGGCAGTTGACGGAGGTCCTGCGCCCCAGTTCCCTGGCGGATATCGTGGGGCAAAAGCAGGCGGTGACCGCCCTGGTCTCAAAACTGCTTTCCCCCTACCCCCAGCACATGATCCTTTACGGTCCGCCGGGCGTTGGGAAAACCACGGCGGCCCGCCTGGCCCTGGAAGCGGTAAAATCCATGCCCGGAGCCCCCTTTGACGCTAGGGCTCCTTTTGTGGAAGTAGACGGGACCACCTTACGCTGGGACCCGCGGGATATTACCAATCCCTTGCTGGGCTCCGTCCATGATCCCATTTACCAGGGGGCCAAGAGGGACCTGGCCGATACCGGCGTGCCGGAACCGAAGCTGGGGCTGGTGTCCGAGGCCCATGGCGGTATTCTCTTTATTGATGAAATCGGGGAGATGGACCCCTTATTGCTGAACAAGCTCTTAAAAGTCCTGGAAGACAAAAGGGTTTACTTTGAATCCTCTTACTACGATCCGGAAGATGAAAACGTGCCCCGTTATATCCGGAAAATCTTTGAAGAAGGGGTTCCGGCGGATTTTGTGCTCATCGGTGCAACCACCCGGGAACCTGAATACTTGAATCCGGCCTTGAGGTCCCGCTGTGCGGAAATCTTCTTTGAGCCGTTAACCCCCCAGGACATCCAGGCCATTGTCAAGCAGGCCGCGGCCAAGCTCCAGGTGAGAATGGACAAGGAAGTGCCCCAAATTATCAGCAGTTATACCATCGAAGGCCGCAAGGCCAATAACATCCTGGCGGATGCCTACGGTCTTGCCTTGTACCAGAAGCGGGCGAAGAAAGGCAGGGGGCCCCTCAAGATCACCAAAGAGCACGTCTATCAAGTGGTGCAGATGGCCCGGCTCCATCCCCATACCGTCTACCGGAGCAGCCAGCCGGAAGTGGGCCGCCTTTTCGGCCTGGGCGTGTCAGGGTTTGTCGGCAGCGTCATTGAAATCGAAGCCGTGGCCCTGCCGGCCCGGGAAAAGGGGAAAGGCAAGCTGCGCTTTAATGAAACCGCCGGCAGCATGGCCAGGGATTCCGTGTTCAACGCCGCCTCCGTGGTGCGGAAGATGCTGGGGGAAGAATTGGAAGACTATGACCTGCACATTAACGTGGTGGGCGGCGGTAACATTGACGGGCCTTCAGCCGGGGTAGCCATCTGCTTGACCATTCTAAGCGCCATCTCCGGTACTCCCCTGGCCCAGGATGTGGCCGTCACCGGGGAGCTCTCCATTCAAGGCAAGATCAAACCCGTCGGCGGTATTGTGGAAAAAATTTACGGCGCCAAGCAGGCGGGGATGAAAAAGGTACTGGTCCCCAAGGATAATGAAAAAGACGTGCCGTTGGATTTAGAAGGCATTGAAGTGAAAGCCGTCAGCCGGATTGAAGAAGCCTTCCGGGAAGTCATCGCCGGCGACGGAGGGCA